The window CTTGTAGGGGCTCACCCACAAGTTTCAAGAAGTAGTGCCGCCAAGGATGCAGGTCTTTCTCGGGACCAGAAGGTGACCGCCCTCCGGGTCGCGTCGGGGAACTGCTGAAGGAGATACCGGCCAAGGCTGGTGGGGGAGCGACCCCCCAGCAGCACCGGTCTCAGCGGGCAAGTGCCGCCCGGGCGGCGTGGTCGCGGGCGTCGCCGGTGGCACCCCCCGGAATTTTTTCCGGAGGGTCAGACTTCACGCCGGCCAGCATTCTCTTCCTCGCCTCCGCCTCGTAGTGCGGGTTGACGCCGAAAGCGGAAGCGGCTTGATCGCGTGATCTCCCCTCTTCCGCCTCGGGAATTTTTTCCACAGGCCGGGGGGTCTTTCCACCGGTACTGGTGGCAAGCCGTTTCTTCGCCTCCTCCTCGAAGTGCGGGTTGACCCCGAAGGCGGACGCGGCGTGGTCGCGGGCTTGTAAAAGGTCAGGAATTATTTCCTTACCTTTCTCCGCTGGCCTTCCGGGTGCAGACTTCTTCCCGGCGTCTGACATCCGCGCCTTCGCCTCCTCCTCGAAGTGCGGGTTGACGCCGAAAGCGGAAGCGGCCTTCTCGCGGGCTTCACCTTGCCCCCGTTCCGGAATTTTTTCCGGGACGGACTGGCCCTTCTTCAATGTTTTTCGATGAACTGCCAAGCCGCGCCGATCAAGGGTTGGAAGATGAAACGATAAATCTACATTTCCTGATATCACGATATCTAGTCGGCATCCGTCAATTACAAGGAACGTGGCAATTACGTTTTCGTCCGCGCGCCTGTCGCCGACGGGGGCGTCACCTGCGCCGCCCGGAGTCTGTGTCGATGCATCATCAGCCGTTCCTCGGCGGCCAGGCGCTCCGGATAGTGCTTGCAACGCGTCCTGCAGATTTGAACGTGAAGCCGACGCCCATAACATTTGGCCGCGTCGCACGGCGGGGTGAGCGCATAGGCTACATAGGGCAGAATGCTCTCGAAATATCGCAATGGCGATCGCCTCCAAGTGAGAGGACGAGGGGGGCGTCGGTCCCCCCCCCGCCCGGCGCTGCATCCTTCGCGGCGAGTTCACACCGCACCGAGGCGCGGTGCCCCTGGGACCGCAAGGATGCGTGCTTCCCGGCGCGCGCGATCGCCAGGCAAAAGCCCAGGGAGGAAAGCGCCCGGTCCGCGGCGGACGCGCCGGGCTCGCGTTGGAGACAGGGGCGATAACCCTGACCGCCGCGGAAGTCATCAAAGCAGTTCCGTATTCTCAGAACCCTCGACGATCCGGGCTTTGCCACGGCGCTCCAGGTCCCGGGCATCGACGATCGGAAGACGCCCTCGATCTCCGAGCCGTTGCGCGATGCCGCGAATGCGGAAAGAAGGATTTGCTGGATCCCTCGTGTTGACGAGACATTCAACCTCGACTGTGGCGATTTTCTGCTTCGTCGGCCTATCGGGTTGCGGTCTGTCCCAGTGGTCCCTCATTACGACACCGCCGAAACTTTGATGACCCGATCCAGGCGGGGGACCGTGACATCCACGTACCTCCAGACGATGGTCCGCACCGCCCCGCTCGGATCCAGCGGGTGAACGACCACGTCGTAGACCCCCAAGTCGTAGATCGCGACCGCGGCGGCGTAATCGCCGTACAGAAGCAGTCCTTCGGGCAGACCAGGCGCGGAATAGACGGGGCGCCCGCCCATTTCCCCGTCCTCGATGATGTACCGCCCCGAACCGGCGACCCGCTCCCGGGCCTCCAGGAGCTCCATCACGTCGCTGGAGACGACGTACGAGCACAGATCCGGATCCACGCCGGCGTCAAGCCGGTCTTTCTTGATCGCCGCGGCGTCCGCCCAGCTCCATGCTCCGCTCGGCGTGTAGACGGGAAGACCCGGGACGAGCGCCACCCCCAACGGGTTCCCGTCCACCCCGGAACCGCCGAAGACAACCTCATCGGCCTTCTTCCGCATCGCCGTGGAGATCTCCTGCTTCGCCACGTCCACACCGAAACCGCCCGTCGCCACGAAATGCTGGCGCGTCAGCGTGACCTTGCACCCGAGGTTCTTCACCGCGATGAGCCGCTGGTTGAATGTCGCCCACGCCTCCGTAAGTTCGCTACCCTCGGCAAGGAATTCCGCGACCGGTGCGACCGCGATACCGGTCGCGTAGCTCACACCCGCCGCCGGCAGGACCGGGATCTCGAGCTTGGAAACCAAGGACTTGTCGTACGGCGTGTTGAAATAGGTTTTCTGGAAATTTTCTCCCTTGAGGAACCCGCCGGCCGTGTCGGTGGTGATGTTCATGTCGCGGGTTGCCCCGTCCGGAAAGAGCAGACCACGCGTGTTAAACCCCTTCGTGCGACGGTCCAGTTCGGCCTGGATCCTCGCCATCTCCGTGCCGAGCGGTTCCCCTTTCGCGGCCCGGTGAATCTCCCCCGTGAAGTCCAACTTCGGCGGAGCCGGCGGGTCGAATCGGACTTTACTGCCAGGTGGTACCTGAATCGCTTTGAGTGCACTCATGGCTTTTCTCCTTCTCGATTATTTTTTTGATTCGGTGGTGCGCCCGCGCCCCCCGTGCCCCTTCCGGGGGCTACCGCCCCGGCGGGATCAGCGCCGGAGGAGGAGGTATTCGAGATTGAAGGGTTGGGATCTCCGATCACTGGGCGGGAGCGGGTCTCCTCCGCCGCCCGCTGTAGGGTCTCGATCTGCATCGAGGACCAGTCTTCCCATCGTGAGCCGAAATTCAATTTCCACACCGCCGCGGCCGCCCGCAGCGTCTTGCGCCGGCTCTCGCCCGCCAGTTCCCCGAGGCGAAGGCGGGAGTTGACATAGGCACTGTAAAACGCTTCCTCTACTCGATCGCTGATGCCAATACACAGCTTCCGGAAATCCGAGTCCTTGGCCTTGTCCATCGAAAGAAGCGTCGCGCTGATCCACGGGATAACCGAGTAGTGGATCGTTGTTAAGGAGGAGAACGCGGTCAGCAGGTCGGCCTCCACCTCGCTCGCCTCCACCAACTCGCCCTTCCGCTGTTGGAGTTTAAGCTCCCGCAGCGCGGCCTCCGCTTTCAAGATCTTCAGGCGAGCCTCCGCAAGCCGGGGATCCTTCGTTGGCCCTGCGAGTTCTTTTACTAGCCGGCGGGTCGCCTGTACGTCGATCCTATCGCCGTCCCAGGAAACCGCGCCATCACGGTTCCACCGGGTCGTCGTCGCCCTACTGACATTCTCTAAGCGGGCCAACGACGCCAAGTTGGGCACCGTCCGAGGGGTCTTTCCGTTACCGGTGTTTCGTTTCATGAGAAAATTTCCTTTCAGTTGCTGGGGTTGCACCAGGGTCCGAATATACCCCTGACGCAACCTCGCCGGGAGTACCTAATATCATTGAGGATCCTCATTCCTCCCGCTCTCGTGCATCGTGCTCCTGTTGCTGCTTCCTCGCCTCGGCCGCTTCCCGGTAGTGCCTATATGGACATCCTTCATTTCGACATATCGCGATATGATGCAACCGTTTGTTGCAAGAAAGAGCCTCACACGGCGAGGTCGGAGAGTAGGTCGGATGGACGGTCACCTCAGTGTCCTTTGCGATGTTTGCGATGTTTGCGATGTTTTCATACCCTTCCAATTTTTATTTCCTCGCTCTCTCACGTATTGCCCAGGAGTGAAAACATTGAAAACATCGCAGACATCGCAGACCTCATCTCGTTATTCCCCCACCTTCCGGATCAGGGTTAAGCGCCACTTGGCGGCCCTAACTCCTTCTCCCACCGGAAGAATCCGGTAATCGCCTACTACCCGATCCCGCTTTTTAACGAGTTTCTTCCCCAGGACGATCCTCTGCGATCTCTCCGTACCCTTGCCCGTCTTTCCGAGGTCGAGGGTATCGGTGGCCACGGCGATGTCGTACAGCTCGGACACGCCCACTTCCTGGTCGTAATGTTTCGCCCACCACGCAGCGGTGAACACCCTCCACTCGTGACCCTCGCTATCGGCGACCTCGTAGAACTCTTCCAGGTTGCCCAGGAACCCGCCCACGTTGGCATGTTCGAGAACCCCACCGATGACGTGAGACCAGGACTCGTAGGATCCCAAGGGACGAACGGAAGGACGGGGCCGCCCGGAATTGATCCACGCCCGGATCATCACCAGACATGCCCATATGAGGTTCCCCCGGTTATCTGCCGCATAAGCGCGGAGGTCAGGGTGCAGAAAGTTTGCCCGTTGCCACGGACGGTCCATCTTCGGGTCCAGGCGAATACGGATGGAGCGCCGGGCGATCTCGGTGGACATCGTCGGGTTGTTCGCCGTCGTGATCCACGCGCACCTGACAGACATCGTCAGCATCTCCGACGCGCCGAGCACCCGGTCATCCCATTGGATCGCCGTGAGCGCCGCCGCGAGGACGCCGGAGTCCAAGGTCCTGACGATGTTGTCCAGCATGATGACGGACCTCCCGGCGCGGAGCTGCGCCGTGATCCTTTTTCTGTATTCGTCATCGTTGCGGGCCTCAGGGACCACGCCCATGTTCCCGCCCACCGCCGGGGAGACGAGCACGCCGGCCAGCAGCCCCTTGCCGGATCCGGGGCCGGGGGACTCCACCATGTGGTTCGGAGTCGGCCCCTGGATCAGGTCGCGGGCGAACGGCAGGAGCGCCAGTCCGATGGCGTGCGACGCATCCGCGTCGCCCACCAGCGGAAAATCTGGCAGCAGGTCCAGCATCCGGCGGACGGCCTCCCTGACATCCTCCTGGTCGGGGCGTTCCGGGATGTCGGGGATCGCCACGTCGGGGGCAGGTTGATACCACACCCTTCCCGCCGAATGGTATCCGGGGGCAATCGCCACGGTCCCATCGGGTGCAAACACCGGGGCCTCCACGATCCGGTTAAGCACGGGCAAGGGCGGGTTGGGGGCCGCGAGCATATCCTTCACAACGTCGATGGGGGGTTTTGCGTCCACCTCCACCTCCGTCCCGTTCTTATCCCGCTTCGTGGCCTTCCACGCGGCGTTCAGGGCCATCTCGTGGCGCAACCGATCCACGTTGAGTTCCCGGATCACGGGGGCGCCGTTATCATCTTCCTCAATCCGGACCGGGACGCACCCATGGCGGAAGTATCTCGGGGGGTCGTTCGCCTGTAGCAGCGCATCCCAAGCGGCATCCGACAGGATCCCGAGGTCCTGCCAGGAAGCGTAGAGGATGGGCTTCCCCCGATCGGGTACTCGTGCGAGCTGGTCCGCGGTTCTTATCACCTAACCCTCCTTTTGCGGGTCCTTGCGGCCATCTCCCGCATCCTGCTATAGGTGTCGCTCTTCTTCCGTGCAGCAGCGGGGAAGGGGATCACGTTGTTTGGCAGTTCCTTGCCGATGGCGACGACCGCATTGATGAAGTCGTTGTCGATCCA is drawn from bacterium and contains these coding sequences:
- a CDS encoding phage major capsid protein, translated to MSALKAIQVPPGSKVRFDPPAPPKLDFTGEIHRAAKGEPLGTEMARIQAELDRRTKGFNTRGLLFPDGATRDMNITTDTAGGFLKGENFQKTYFNTPYDKSLVSKLEIPVLPAAGVSYATGIAVAPVAEFLAEGSELTEAWATFNQRLIAVKNLGCKVTLTRQHFVATGGFGVDVAKQEISTAMRKKADEVVFGGSGVDGNPLGVALVPGLPVYTPSGAWSWADAAAIKKDRLDAGVDPDLCSYVVSSDVMELLEARERVAGSGRYIIEDGEMGGRPVYSAPGLPEGLLLYGDYAAAVAIYDLGVYDVVVHPLDPSGAVRTIVWRYVDVTVPRLDRVIKVSAVS